Proteins from one Chitinivorax sp. B genomic window:
- the hemH gene encoding ferrochelatase, whose protein sequence is MKDHYLAEPPYTHGQAQRIGVLLINLGSPDAPTKQALKPYLREFLSDPRIVELPRWLWWPVLHGVILNTRPAKSAEKYATIWTKDGSPLRVHTERLAKLLQGSLGEKGMKQVLVTHAMRYGNPSIGKALTHLKEKGCGQILLLPLYPQYAASSTGSALDACYHQLLQIRNQPDIRTIKHFHDDASYINALAQSVRRYWSQHGQPDKLVLSFHGIPKFALERGDPYHCECLKTGRLLAEALQLDASRYEVCFQSRFGRAEWLQPYLANRLVELGKQKVRRIDVICPGFVADCLETLEEVAMEGKATFLSAGGKEFHYLPCLNDSPDWIETLSALVTHHLQGWIDSSPDDTQRQTSRQRALQLGAKQ, encoded by the coding sequence ATGAAAGACCATTACCTTGCTGAGCCGCCGTACACTCACGGCCAAGCCCAACGTATCGGGGTACTGTTGATCAATCTCGGCTCACCAGATGCGCCGACCAAACAAGCGCTGAAACCCTACTTGCGGGAGTTTCTCAGCGACCCACGTATTGTTGAACTTCCTCGCTGGCTATGGTGGCCGGTGCTACATGGCGTTATTCTGAATACCCGCCCGGCCAAGTCGGCAGAAAAGTACGCCACGATCTGGACCAAGGACGGATCACCCTTGCGAGTCCATACCGAGCGATTGGCCAAATTACTACAAGGTTCGCTTGGTGAAAAAGGCATGAAGCAGGTGCTGGTTACCCACGCCATGCGCTATGGCAATCCGTCGATTGGCAAGGCACTCACCCACCTGAAGGAAAAAGGATGTGGACAAATTCTGCTGTTACCGCTCTACCCTCAGTATGCGGCCAGCAGTACCGGTTCAGCTTTGGATGCGTGCTATCACCAGCTGCTGCAAATTCGCAATCAACCGGATATTCGAACCATCAAACATTTTCATGATGATGCCAGCTATATCAATGCACTTGCACAGTCTGTCCGGCGTTATTGGTCCCAACATGGGCAACCTGACAAGCTGGTACTCAGCTTTCACGGCATTCCCAAATTCGCACTGGAACGTGGTGACCCCTATCATTGTGAGTGCCTTAAGACTGGTCGATTGCTTGCCGAGGCGTTACAACTGGATGCATCCCGTTACGAAGTGTGTTTTCAGTCTCGATTCGGTCGTGCCGAATGGTTGCAACCTTACTTGGCAAATCGACTTGTCGAATTGGGTAAACAAAAGGTGCGACGGATTGACGTGATTTGCCCCGGCTTTGTTGCAGATTGCCTGGAGACCTTAGAGGAAGTCGCCATGGAAGGTAAAGCAACCTTCTTATCGGCTGGTGGCAAGGAATTTCACTACCTTCCTTGCCTGAATGACAGTCCCGATTGGATAGAGACGCTGTCAGCACTCGTCACCCATCACCTGCAGGGCTGGATTGACTCTTCCCCTGATGACACACAACGGCAAACTTCACGTCAGCGCGCGCTGCAATTGGGTGCCAAACAGTAG